AGCCCCAGAGATTCACCAAAGGGCCAATACTTGGGTCAAACGCGCCCGCTGAAGCGGTAAATATCTGCTGAGACAGCTTAAATAACGCGATAAAGTCTTTTGAACGATGCGCTAAGCCAGAATCCGCTTTCATCGCTGCAGAATCTAGCGGGTCTGAGGCTGAGGTATTCGCCTGCAAAGCCGGTAACCGATTAAATTGATTTAGCTCTGAATCCGCTTTATAGCTTGAGAATATTTGGTCAAGTTCGGCCAGCCTCGCATCTATCTCGGCTTGCAAGGGCGCCAACGGTAAGCGCTGCTCAGGCTGTTGGAAGCGTATATAGTAGGTGGTGGCAAAAATTTGCCCCTGCAGGCTGTCATACACTGGCCCACGATCACAGCTCCATAATGCAAAAAGCGAGACTAAAATTAGCCCCGCTTTAAAAAATTGCTGCAGTGAAAACACTATTAACTAGCCACCGAAGTCATCAAGCATGATGTTTTCATCTTCAACACCTAAGTCTTTCAACATGGCGATAACTGCCGAGTTCATCATCGGTGGTCCACACATGTAAAACTCGCAGTCTTCAGGCGCGGGATGGTCTTTCAGGTAGTTTTCTAGTACCACATTGTGAATGAAGCCGGTTTTACCTTCCCAGTTATCTTCAGGCTGTGGATCAGATAGCGCCAAATGCCACTCAAAGTTTTCGTTTTTAGCCGCTAACTCATCATACTCATCGACATAGAACGCTTCGCGAAGCGAGCGAGCACCGTACCAGAAAGAGATTTTGCGGGTAGATTTTAAGCGCTTAAGCTGGTCAAAAATATGCGAACGCATCGGCGCCATACCTGCACCACCACCGATAAATACCATTTCGGCCCCAGTTTCTTTGGCAAAGAATTCACCATAAGGGCCAGATACGGTCATTTTATCACCGGGCTTAAGATTAAATACATAAGATGACATAGCACCGGGTGGAATACCTTGAGACCCTGGCGGTGGAGAGGCAATTCGAATATTAAATTTCACAATGCCTTTTTCTTCAGGGTAGTTGGCCATCGAATAAGCACGAATGGTTTCTTCTTTAACCGTCGATACATTATTAAATACGCCAAAATGATCCCAGTCGCCGCGGTATTCTTCAGGAATATCAAAATCTTTGTAATCAACGGTGTGCGGTGGCGCTTCTAATTGCACATAACCGCCTGCGCGGAACGGCACATCTTCGCCTTCTGGCAGTTTAAGCACCAATTCTTTGATAAACGTAGCAACGTTATCGTTAGAGACAACCGTGGTTTCCCACTTTTTAACGCCGAAGAATTCTGGCTCGACTTCGATCTTCATATCTTGCTTAACCGCGACTTGGCAGGCTAAACGGCTATGCTCACGAATTTGGCCCTTGGTAAAATGGCCTTCTTCAGTCGGCAGAATCGATCCGCCGCCTTCTGTCACATGGCATTTACATTGGGCACAGGTGCCGCCGCCACCGCAGGCAGACGATAAGAAAATGCCTTGATCGGCCAGGGTCGTCAGTAACTTACCACCAGCCGGTACAGATAGCGTTTTCTCGGGGTCACCATTAATTTCAATCGTGACATTGCCCGAGCTGACCATAAGAGAACGTGCAAATAAGATAATAAATACTAGCGTCATGACCACCACGGTGAACATTGCAACGCCAGAGATAATAGTCGACATATCCATAAAACTTGCCTCCGCTAGATTGACATGCCGCCGAATGACATAAAGCCAAGCGACATCAAGCCAACAGTGATAAAGGTAATACCTAAGCCTTCAAGACCTTTGGGCACATCCGAATATTTAAGCTTCTCACGAATACCAGCCAATGCAGCAATCGCAAGAGCCCAGCCTACACCAGCGCCAATACCGTATACGACTGACTCACCGAAGTTATAGCTACGCTCTACCATTAACAGTGAAGCACCTAAAATCGCACAGTTAACCGTGATTAACGGTAAGAAAACCCCTAGGGCACCGTAAAGTGCTGGCACATACTTATCGAGAAACATTTCCAAGATTTGTACGATGGCGGCAATCATACCGATGTATGACAAATAGCCTAAAAAGCTCAAATCTACATCACTGAGCTCAGGGTCAATCCACGTTAAGGCAGCGGGTTTTAATAAGTAGTTAAAAATCAGGTTATTGGCTGGCACTGTCACCGCCAAAACCACCACCACAGCAACACCTAAGCCAACCGCAGTTTCAACTTTTTTTGACACCGCTAAGAAGGTACACATACCCAAGAAGAATGCCAGAGCCATGTTTTCGATAAACACGGCACGAATAAATAGCGAGATATACTCTTCCATCAGTGAGCCTCCTGCGCTTTCGAGTTGGGTGCCATATCAAATTCTTTCGCTTCTTGCTGGTCAGTTTTCCAGCTGCGCAGCAGCCAAATAAACATCGCAATAATAAAGAATGAGCTTGGTGGTAATAGTAATAGGCCGTTTGGCTCATACCAGCCGCCATTCGCTACCGTGGGTAAAATTTCGATGCCGAATAAGCTGCCAGCACCCAGTAGCTCACGCACGAAGCCAACAAACAGTAATACAAC
The Pseudomonadales bacterium DNA segment above includes these coding regions:
- the nqrE gene encoding NADH:ubiquinone reductase (Na(+)-transporting) subunit E, which produces MEEYISLFIRAVFIENMALAFFLGMCTFLAVSKKVETAVGLGVAVVVVLAVTVPANNLIFNYLLKPAALTWIDPELSDVDLSFLGYLSYIGMIAAIVQILEMFLDKYVPALYGALGVFLPLITVNCAILGASLLMVERSYNFGESVVYGIGAGVGWALAIAALAGIREKLKYSDVPKGLEGLGITFITVGLMSLGFMSFGGMSI
- a CDS encoding FAD:protein FMN transferase, which produces MYDSLQGQIFATTYYIRFQQPEQRLPLAPLQAEIDARLAELDQIFSSYKADSELNQFNRLPALQANTSASDPLDSAAMKADSGLAHRSKDFIALFKLSQQIFTASAGAFDPSIGPLVNLWG
- a CDS encoding NADH:ubiquinone reductase (Na(+)-transporting) subunit F: MDMSTIISGVAMFTVVVMTLVFIILFARSLMVSSGNVTIEINGDPEKTLSVPAGGKLLTTLADQGIFLSSACGGGGTCAQCKCHVTEGGGSILPTEEGHFTKGQIREHSRLACQVAVKQDMKIEVEPEFFGVKKWETTVVSNDNVATFIKELVLKLPEGEDVPFRAGGYVQLEAPPHTVDYKDFDIPEEYRGDWDHFGVFNNVSTVKEETIRAYSMANYPEEKGIVKFNIRIASPPPGSQGIPPGAMSSYVFNLKPGDKMTVSGPYGEFFAKETGAEMVFIGGGAGMAPMRSHIFDQLKRLKSTRKISFWYGARSLREAFYVDEYDELAAKNENFEWHLALSDPQPEDNWEGKTGFIHNVVLENYLKDHPAPEDCEFYMCGPPMMNSAVIAMLKDLGVEDENIMLDDFGG